TGGTAGCTAGAGCTTGAATAAATGGTTGTGCCCAGAAGTCAGCTGGAACATCAGGAAAGTTAGGAACTGGAGAAGCTGGAGCAGTTGGTGTTGGTGTTGGTGTTGGAGCAGTGGCTTGAGCTAAAGCGGTTGCAGAAATCATGATGGGGACAACTGCACTGGCTGTCACTCCGAAAGCTAGCAAGGCAACGCTTGCTGATGACCAACGAAATAAACTATACATGAAAATGTCCTCTGTGGTAATGTTTTGCCTGGTTTAGAGTAATGCTCTCTCTTTTTGAGTTGTCTAGCTTGGCAGCATCACCCCACATAAAAAACGCCCAACAAGTGTGGGTTCGCTATAGACTAAGTGCAATTTTATTAGCGCGATCGCGATGCCAACCTGTAGGGAAATCTTCCCTCAAAACTCTTATACTGAACGTCAAAAGTGAATTTCAGCAATTTATACAAAGGACTCTCCTAGACTTATAACCTGCTTAGAAATGAAGTTAAGCAACTATTTAGCTGCTTAACTTCAGGAGCAATAATTGAACCGGCTATAATTTAAAGCTAAATCTAGATAGTGGAAAACTCGTGGAGAAATTAAGAGCATTGGCAGAACAGCAATAAAGTTTAGGCGATATGAATAATTATTTGCTACTTTAATCGCTTAATTCGCCTCGCTATAAAGGGAAAATGTAATTAGTAATCCGGAATTGTAAGGAGAAATTTTATAGTTACAAACCAGAAATCATCAATTATGAATTTTGTACACTGGGTGGAGCCGTTCAAGTTTGCTATGGCTTTTGCTGCAACTGCATCACGAGTTCACACAAACGTAAAGACTGAGTTTGGTCCAAGCAAGTTGTGTCTTGCAGCATATGCTCGATTTCTTGAGCCAGTTGGGAACCCTCAGCAAAGCCGAAGCTTCCTAATGCACCTGCCAGCTTGTGAGCTTCTTGCTCTGCCTTTTGCCGCAGTTGAGTGTCAAGCGTACCGTTATTCAAAGCTTTGATTGTTTGCTCTAGAACTGCTAGGCGATCGCTAATTCCAGCTTTAAAATCCTCCCTAGCCTTAGCCACCGCCAACATAGTTTGTTGTTGCGCCCAGTTTAGCTCTAGCTCGGCTGCCTCAGCCTGGGAAGTTTCTTCTTGAGATAGAGACTTCAGGCGGTAGCCTAGACCATACACTGTTTCAATGGAGTCAGCCGCTGCCCCTGCTGCTTTTAGTTTCTGCCGTAAGCTTTTTATATGAGACTTAATTGTATCTTCTTGAGGTGGGTCTTCTAAAGTCCACAGGTGGTCAATGATAGCACTCCGGCTAAACACACGCTGGTTGTTGCGGAGGAAAAGCTCTAACAGCGCATACTCCTTTGGGGTTATATGTAGAGCTTGATTACTATATGTCACCTCACAACTACTTGGATCGAGGCGCAAATTTTCCCATTCCAGCACCGGAGGTAAAGTCGAATTTCCCCGACGAAGTAAAGCGCGAATGCGAGCTGTTAACTCTGAAAAATCAAAAGGTTTAACGACATAATCGTCTGCACCTGCATCCAAACCTATGACTTTATCAGTTCCAGTATCCCGCGCTGTTAGCAACAGAATGGGCATTTGATAGCCCTCTCGTCGTAGTTGCCGACAAAGGCTAATACCATCCTGCTTTGGCAGCATGACATCCAGCACAATCAGATCGTAGCTAAATGCCGTTGCTAGTTCCCAACCATCCTGACCGTCAGCAGCAATATCGACTAGATAATGTTGTTGTTTAGTCAGGAGTGCAGCAACAGCTTCAGCTATCGAGGCATCATCCTCCACTACAAGAATTTTCATGGCTACTTCCTAATTACACTTTAGAAAAGCCAAATGAGCGATTCGGCAGAATCTTATCATTTAACTGTGCTACGTCTTCTGTCTAAAGTCCAAAATTTAGATAAGAAATATACATTTAATGGGTAATGTTTTTACTTTGCCATTTAAGTTGATGAGCGAATCAAGGGTTACATTTTTAGCAACCGATTTTAGGGCTGAGGCTCGAAGGATTGATGCGATTGCCCGTTAGTTCCCTAAGCAGCCAATCATCTACCAGACGAAGCTAAAACTGTTCGCTGCTTTCAGCTAGGCTTGCAACAGCAGCAATTAACTCAATTGGCTTAACTGGTTTAGTCAGATGGATCTGGAAGCCTGCTAGAAGCGCTTGCCTGCGCTCCTCTACCCTGGCATATGCTGTTAGTGCAATCGCTGGAATTCTTGTCCCCAGCTCAACCTCAAGTTCCTTTACTTTACGTATCAGAACATAGCCGTCTTTACCCGGCATGGCAATGTCACTCACCAGCACGTCTGGCTTTAAGTCTTCAAGTAACTCCAGCGCCTCATCTACAGAGTCAACGGCTATTACTTCTGCACCGTCTTCTTGGAGTATTGTGCTGAGCAACTCAAGTATTTCAGCCTCGTCATCAACAACAAGTATCCGCAAGCCAGCAAGGGGTGATGGGTGATGGGTGAGTTCTCCCTGTGCTGCCCCTGCTTCCCCTGCTTCCCCACTACTACCTTCATGAATGGGCAGATTGAGAGTGAAAGTTGCCCCTTGTCCCTCGCCCTGACTCTCAGCTTGGATGGTGCCGCCGTGCAACTCCACTAAATGACGGGCGATCGCCAGTCCCAAACCTAGCCCCTTATAAGATCTCTGACTCGTGCTATCAGCTTGACGGAAGCGCTCAAAGACATACGGTAAAAAGTCGGCACTGATTCCCTTCCCCGTATCGCTGACCTTGATTTGCACGTAGGGGCGGGCTTCAAACCCGCCCCTACCTCGCTCCAGTCGGACTTCAACCCGCCCTCCTTCAGGTGTAAACTTAATGGCATTTGAAAGTAGATTGCATACTACCTGTTGCAAACGGTCTGAATCTCCCCAAACTGGAGTTGCTGAAGGGTCTAATATTGACTTAATTTGAATCGTCTTGGTATCTGCTGCTAGCTGCACGGTTTCAATTGCCGCTGTAATGACTTGAATCGGTTCAACTAAGCCAAAGTTAAGCGAGAGGTTCCCCTGAATAATCCGCGAAATATCAAGTAGATCTTCAATCAGTTGCAGCTGCGAGTTAGCGTTACGCTCAATTGTCTCCAGCGCTAGAGCTGCCCTAGTCTCATCTAGCTTTCCAGCGTTAAGCATCCCCGTCCATCCAATGATTGCAGTCATGGGGGTGCGGAGTTCATGGGATAGGATCGCTAAGAATTCGTCCTTTGAGCGGTTGGCAGCCTCAGCCTCAGCCCGTGCCGCTTGCTCGCGCCTCAGCAGTTGTTCCCGTTCTTCCTCAGCCTGCTTACGTTGAGTAATGTCTTGCATAATTTTGGCGAAGCCGTGCAGACTTCCATCTCGTAAGGCGGTGACGACACAATGAGACCATAAATGTGAGCCATCCTTACGAACATGCCAGCGATTCTCCCGAGAAAAACCTTCGGCTACCGCCTGCCTCAGTACTTGCTCAGGTCGACCGCTCTGAATCGCTTCCGGTGTAAAAATCCGCGAGAATGGCTGACCAATAACCTCTGCTTCCTGATAGCCTAAGATGCGTTCTGCTCCAATATTCCAGCTAATAATGTGACCGCTCGTGTCCAGCATAAAGATGGCATAGTCCGTTACTCCCTCCACTAACAAGCGGTAACGTTCTTCGCTTTGGCGTAGGCTTTCCTGGCTTTGACGTAAGCGCTCATAATTGCGCTGCGCTTCTAGCGCATTTAGTTCGGCTCGGCGTTGGGTAGAGCGCACCATTGCGTTTAGGTAGTTAATCAGTAGCGCTACTAGCACGAACTGGAACAGCCATATGAACTCAGCTCGATTAACTGCCAGCGAATAAATTGGAGGTGTAAAGAAGTAGACAGAGGCTAAAGCAGCCAAAGCAGTGGCTAGCAGCCCCGGTCCTATACCGCCATACCAGGAACTAACTATCACAGCAGCAAGAAACAGTGGATAGAGGGTCGGCTTAATCAGCCACCATATTAGTCGTGTAAGTAGCAAGGCTATTACAACGGTTATTACAGCAACGCTGTAGCGCCGTAATTGAGAACGTGTCAAGTTCACCATATTCTACTTTTAAAAATCGCATCTCTATCCTGGCGTAGTAGGCGCATTTATGACGGGAGAAAGCTGCTACGGCGACTTCTTCCCGACTTTTCCACTTTTGAGCTTTAACTTTAAGGATAAATTGCAACAACCAGGTTCCTCGTTCGCGCGATTACATTACTCCTGGCAATCACTAGCAGTGCTGGCATTCACTCCATTACTGGTTTACTAAATGATTTTGAGTTTCTAGTTTTAACAACAAAAGCATTTTAGCTGGAGGAAATTTCTGGATGAAACAAAACAGTCTGAGGCAAAAATCTTTAGTTTTAGCTACTTCATCATTGGCTATGACTAGTTTTGCTATTCTTTCTGGCACTGCGATCGCCATTGTGTCTGAAACCATTTATTACCCCACTGTTAAACCCTAAGTTAGAGATTGATTTGAAAAAAACTTAAATTATTTTATACGGAATTAATAGCGATCAATATGGTTTCTTTACATGGTTATAGTAGAAGAATTCGTCTAACATTGGTTGTCTAAATTAACTGGATAATTCGACCTAGGGAGGAAGATGATGACAGCAACAGTTAAACAAATTTTAGTTATTGACGATGAAGATGATATCCGTAAATTAACTCAAACCTGCCTGGAGATTATGGGAGGCTGGAAGGTGTTGACTGCCAGTTCTGGTAGTGAAGGCATAGCTGTAGCTCAGACCGCAAAACCCGATGCTATCCTATTAGATGTCATGATGCCTGGCATGGACGGTACAACCACTTTTCAGCAATTACAGGCGAATCCAGCCACTAAAAATATTCCTGTAATCTTACTGACAGCTAAAGGGCGCTTTTATGACAAAAGCTTTTATACTAGATTGGGTGTCAAGGGCGTGATTAATAAACCTTTCAACCCTCTTAAGTTAGCGGATCAATTAGCAGCCACCTTGAACTGAGAACGTAATAAAAATATTTTTCCATTAATTAAATAAACCTATAATAGTTAATTTTAAGCATTTGAGTTGGATTAAATAAAGTATACAATTTGGCACAAAAACATCTTTTAATCAAATTTGCTAATGGCGTAAGATAGAATAGAAATGAAACATTTTTTAAAGCAACATGCCCTTTTTATTACAGTATTATTTATTGGCAGCAATGCAGGATGTACCTATTTGAGAGAAAGAGAAGCTGCTCAAAAACTACAGACTTCACCTATAGAGCAAGCTACCTCTGTACCAAATAATCTCAACTTTATTTCTGAGGTCGTCCAAGCGGTAGGACCAGCAGTTGTCCGCATCAATGCCACCCGAACCGTAGAAGTACCTGGAGCGGCTGGGAATCCTCTAATTGAAAGATTTTTTGGCTCGGAACTATTTCCTCCCCAGCAGCGAGTTCAACGCGGTACTGGCTCTGGATTTATCGTCAGCCAAGACGGTCGCATTCTGACTAATGCCCATGTTGTGGAAGATGCGGATGAAGTTACAGTTGTACTTAGGGATGGTCGCAGTTTTGCAGGTAGGGTTATTGGTGCCGATCCAGTGACAGATGTAGCAGTTGTCGATATTGATGCCACGAATTTACCGAGAGTCAAGCTTGGTAATGCTGACAACATCCTGCCAGGACAATGGGCGATCGCGATTGGTAATCCTTTAGGTCTGAACAACACGGTTACGCAAGGCATTATCAGCGCGACAGGACGCAGCGGTTCTGATATCGGGATTCAAGATAAGCGGCTCGATTTTCTTCAAACTGATGCCGCTATTAATCCAGGTAACTCTGGTGGGCCTTTACTCAACGCTCAAGGCGAAGTGATTGGTGTCAACACGGCAATTATCGGCGGTGCTCAAGGTTTAGGCTTTGCCATTCCAATTGATACAGCACAACGAGTTGCTAATCAACTGATTACAACTGGTAGAGTTGAGCATCCCTATTTAGGCATTCGTCTGATTGAATTAACGCCTGATATTCGCCAGGAAATTAACCGGAGTAATTTTGGCTTCAAAGTCGATCAAGATCAGGGAGTTCTAGTGGTAGATGTAGCTCCAAATTCCCCAGCAGTGCGTGCTGGCTTACGTCCGGGCGACATTATTACTGAAGTAAATGGAGTTCAAGTTCAGAATGCCGAGCAAGTACAAGATCAAGTGGAAGCCACACCTTTAGGTAAGGCTCTAAGCATTACAGTTAATCGCAATGGTTTAACTCAAAGTCTTACAGTTAAACCTGAGCAATTACCAACTGCTACAAATAGTTAAAGTTGACCAATTCTTAAGTAATTAATGTACTAATTTCAGCCCGATTTTTGAAGTCAAACAATTTTTGGAAAAATGTTGCGATCGCAATAAAAGAGGTAAATTATGACAAATGAATTAAACTCCGTACTACCAGCACCGACTAAAGCAAGATTTGCTGCTACTTTTCGTGTAGTCAGTCGGTTTAGTTTTTGGGTACAGTTGGCACTAGGCAGTACTTCTGGCATTGCTTTAGCGTTTGCGATTTTTAGCCGTAATCTCAGTGAAGTAACAGATAATGCAGGCATTGGATTTAGTATCTTTTTAGCTGTCATTGGAATTTTACTGGTGTGCTTCAGGATTTATTGGGCTTCCAGCTACAGGCGCTTAGCTAAACGTTTACAGTCACCCGAACGGGAATTGCATCCAAGCAAAGAGGATGTAATTCAAGTCTTACGGATTGGATTAGTTGTAAGTTTGGTAGGGATGTTATTAGCTTTTGTAGCATCTGAATCAAGCGTCATAGCAGTACTAGCAAAAGCTCTAGCCGAACCTCAAGGAGTGGCAGTTTATCAGCGAGAAAATGTGATTCGTTCGCTGGATATTCTGGTAGTGCTAGCTAACGTTAATCTGATTGGGGCTCACTTTATTGGCAGCCTTACTTCCCTCGGACTACTTGAGTGGGTAGAGCAATAGTTGGTTGCGGCACTTGTTTTAAAATTGAGCTATTCCTGTTGGCATAGCTCAATTATCTCTTCAGTAGTATTTCGGCAAATGTTCTACATTTCTCCACGAGTTTTCCACTATCTAACTTTATCTTATATCTCATGCGAAGTAAGTGGCTGGAATACTTTTCAGACTGCTCGTTTTGAGAAAAGTTTTCGCCTTTACTTTTAGAAGTTTTTAGATAAGTTTGGAGAAATAAAATGGCTATGCTAAAAATTGAAAATTTGCTCCAAACTACGCCGACCGAGTTGAGGAAGATAATATCATCAATTTTGTAACAACGAATAGCGAATGTTTTTGATAACCAAATTATTTCTCATTTTCGCACCTTTTCTAAATTGTCACAGAGGTTATTTATGCCTAAGCTGAAACCATTAAACAAAAAAAATGTTGGGTTATTAGGAACTATCTTTGGCAGCTTACTAATCGGTCTACCAGCAACTACCATATCTTCTGCCTGGGCACAGACTACTAGGGGCGTGCTGAATCCCTGCCCGCGCATTTACTACGAAGACCCCTACAACAGTAGGGTTATGGTGCCAGAAGGCTGTCCGCCTAATGACATCACGCGCATCACTTTGAACCAACAGCCAAGTGATGT
This window of the Chroococcidiopsis sp. CCMEE 29 genome carries:
- a CDS encoding response regulator, producing MMTATVKQILVIDDEDDIRKLTQTCLEIMGGWKVLTASSGSEGIAVAQTAKPDAILLDVMMPGMDGTTTFQQLQANPATKNIPVILLTAKGRFYDKSFYTRLGVKGVINKPFNPLKLADQLAATLN
- a CDS encoding DUF3611 family protein, with amino-acid sequence MTNELNSVLPAPTKARFAATFRVVSRFSFWVQLALGSTSGIALAFAIFSRNLSEVTDNAGIGFSIFLAVIGILLVCFRIYWASSYRRLAKRLQSPERELHPSKEDVIQVLRIGLVVSLVGMLLAFVASESSVIAVLAKALAEPQGVAVYQRENVIRSLDILVVLANVNLIGAHFIGSLTSLGLLEWVEQ
- a CDS encoding HhoA/HhoB/HtrA family serine endopeptidase, with the translated sequence MKHFLKQHALFITVLFIGSNAGCTYLREREAAQKLQTSPIEQATSVPNNLNFISEVVQAVGPAVVRINATRTVEVPGAAGNPLIERFFGSELFPPQQRVQRGTGSGFIVSQDGRILTNAHVVEDADEVTVVLRDGRSFAGRVIGADPVTDVAVVDIDATNLPRVKLGNADNILPGQWAIAIGNPLGLNNTVTQGIISATGRSGSDIGIQDKRLDFLQTDAAINPGNSGGPLLNAQGEVIGVNTAIIGGAQGLGFAIPIDTAQRVANQLITTGRVEHPYLGIRLIELTPDIRQEINRSNFGFKVDQDQGVLVVDVAPNSPAVRAGLRPGDIITEVNGVQVQNAEQVQDQVEATPLGKALSITVNRNGLTQSLTVKPEQLPTATNS
- a CDS encoding ATP-binding protein; the protein is MVNLTRSQLRRYSVAVITVVIALLLTRLIWWLIKPTLYPLFLAAVIVSSWYGGIGPGLLATALAALASVYFFTPPIYSLAVNRAEFIWLFQFVLVALLINYLNAMVRSTQRRAELNALEAQRNYERLRQSQESLRQSEERYRLLVEGVTDYAIFMLDTSGHIISWNIGAERILGYQEAEVIGQPFSRIFTPEAIQSGRPEQVLRQAVAEGFSRENRWHVRKDGSHLWSHCVVTALRDGSLHGFAKIMQDITQRKQAEEEREQLLRREQAARAEAEAANRSKDEFLAILSHELRTPMTAIIGWTGMLNAGKLDETRAALALETIERNANSQLQLIEDLLDISRIIQGNLSLNFGLVEPIQVITAAIETVQLAADTKTIQIKSILDPSATPVWGDSDRLQQVVCNLLSNAIKFTPEGGRVEVRLERGRGGFEARPYVQIKVSDTGKGISADFLPYVFERFRQADSTSQRSYKGLGLGLAIARHLVELHGGTIQAESQGEGQGATFTLNLPIHEGSSGEAGEAGAAQGELTHHPSPLAGLRILVVDDEAEILELLSTILQEDGAEVIAVDSVDEALELLEDLKPDVLVSDIAMPGKDGYVLIRKVKELEVELGTRIPAIALTAYARVEERRQALLAGFQIHLTKPVKPIELIAAVASLAESSEQF
- a CDS encoding response regulator, which codes for MKILVVEDDASIAEAVAALLTKQQHYLVDIAADGQDGWELATAFSYDLIVLDVMLPKQDGISLCRQLRREGYQMPILLLTARDTGTDKVIGLDAGADDYVVKPFDFSELTARIRALLRRGNSTLPPVLEWENLRLDPSSCEVTYSNQALHITPKEYALLELFLRNNQRVFSRSAIIDHLWTLEDPPQEDTIKSHIKSLRQKLKAAGAAADSIETVYGLGYRLKSLSQEETSQAEAAELELNWAQQQTMLAVAKAREDFKAGISDRLAVLEQTIKALNNGTLDTQLRQKAEQEAHKLAGALGSFGFAEGSQLAQEIEHMLQDTTCLDQTQSLRLCELVMQLQQKP